The Heliangelus exortis chromosome 26, bHelExo1.hap1, whole genome shotgun sequence genome window below encodes:
- the GRAMD1B gene encoding protein Aster-B isoform X8, translating into MATSTASNSNRSTPACSPILRKRSRSPTPQDSQGDTMVEKGSDHSSDKSPSTPEQGVQRSCSSQSGRSGAKNSKSHKRLSKYDRLNLLKKSQSWYNHERQYIRRVLSPTYKQRNEDFRKLFKQLPDTERLIVDYSCALQRDILLQGRLYLSENWICFYSNIFRWETLLTVRLKDICSMTKEKTARLIPNAIQVCTDTEKHFFTSFGARDRTYMMMFRLWQNALLDKPLCPKELWHFVHQCYGNELGLTSDDEDYVPPDDDFNTMGYCEEIPVEENEVNDSSSKSSMEAKPEASPQLPKKSVTASTLTSTGSSEAPASFDGVLPEEEEAVAESPVEKDLGIANIMGEKIEIIGPVNSPSLDFNDNEDIPTELSDSSDTHDEGEVQAFYEDLNGRQYVNEVFNFSVDKLYDLLFTDSQFQRDFMEQRRFSDIIFHPWKKEENGNQTRVILYTITLTNPLAPKTATVTETQTMYKASQESECYVIDAEVLTHDVPYHDYFYTINRYTLTRVARNKSRLRVSTELRYRKQPWGLVKSFIEKNFWSGLEDYFRHLESELTKTESTYLAEVHRQSPKEKVSKQSTVRRRKRAHGHLRVPHLEEVLSPVTTPTDEEVAHRIKHVAGSTQTRHIPEESPSGFHLQSVSKLLLVISFVLVLLVILNMMLFYKLWMLEYTTQTLTAWQGLRLQERLPQSQTEWAQLLESQQKYHDSELQKWREIIKSSVMLLDQMKDSLINLQNGIGSRDFGSDPEEKRKRFH; encoded by the exons tACTGCCAGTAACTCCAACCGCAGcactcctgcctgctcccccaTCCTGCGCAAGCGCTCCCGCTCCCCGACACCGCAGGACTCCCAAGGAGACACCATGGTGGAAAAAGGCTCAGACCACTCATCAGACAAATCCCCTTCCACCCCAGAGCAGGGGGTACAACGGAGCTGTTCTTCCCAGTCAGGCCGCAGTGGGGCCAAGAACTCCAAG TCACACAAGCGCCTCTCCAAA taTGACAGACTTAACCTGCTCAAA AAAAGCCAGAGTTGGTATAAT CATGAGAGACAGTACATCCGGAGA GTTTTGAGTCCAACATACAAACAAAGGAATGAAGACTTCAGGAAACTCTTCAAGCAGCTTCCTGACACGGAGCGCCTCATCGTAG ATTACTCGTGTGCGCTCCAGAGAGACATCCTCCTGCAGGGCCGCCTCTACCTCTCTGAGAACTGGATCTGCTTCTACAGCAACATCTTCCGTTGGGAGACACTG CTGACAGTCCGCTTGAAGGATATCTGCTCAATGaccaaggaaaaaacagcacGGCTCATCCCCAATGCCATCCAAGTTTGCACTGACACTGAAAAG CACTTTTTCACTTCCTTTGGGGCTCGGGACAGGACGTACATGATGATGTTCAGACTCTGGCAGAATGCTCTCCTTGACAAG CCACTCTGTCCAAAGGAGCTCTGGCACTTTGTCCACCAGTGTTATGGGAACGAGCTGGGTCTGACCAGTGATGATGAAGATTATGTGCCTCCTGATGATGACTTCAACACGATGGG CTACTGTGAAGAAATCCCTGTGGAAGAGAACGAAGTCAACGACAGCTCCTCAAAAAGCAGCATGGAGGCCAAGCCAGAAGCCAGCCCTCAGCTGCCAAAGAAATCTGTCACTGCCAGCACCCTGACATCCACGGGGAGCAGTGAAGCACCAGCCTCG TTTGATGGAGTGCTAccagaagaggaggaggcagtggcTGAGAGTCCTGTGGAAAAAGACCTTGGCATTGCAAATATCATGGGTGAGAAGATAGAGATCATTGGCCCTGTGAACTCCCCTTCCCTAGACTTCAATGACAACGAAGACATTCCCACTGAGCTCAGTGACTCCTCAGATACCCATGATGAAG GAGAAGTCCAAGCCTTTTATGAGGATCTGAACGGGCGTCAGTATGTGAATGAAGTGTTCAACTTCAGTGTGGACAAACTCTACGATTTGCTTTTCACGGACTCCCAGTTCCAGAGGGATTTCATGGAGCAGCGCCGGTTCTCTG ATATTATCTTTCATCcctggaagaaggaagaaaatggcaATCAGACCAGAGTGATCTTGTATACCATTACCCTCACCAACCCTCTAGCCCCCAAAACTGCCACTGTCACTGAGACACAG ACAATGTACAAAGCCAGCCAAGAAAGTGAGTGCTATGTCATAGATGCAGAGGTGCTAACTCACGACGTCCCCTACCATGATTATTTCTACACCATTAACCGCTACACGTTGACTCGTGTTGCCAGAAACAAAAGCCGACTCAG GGTTTCCACAGAGTTACGTTACAGGAAGCAGCCCTGGGGGCTGGTGAAATCTTTCATTGAGAAGAATTTCTGGAGTGGCCTGGAAGATTATTTCCGTCATTTGG AGAGTGAACTGACCAAAACTGAGAGCACGTACCTGGCTGAGGTGCACAGACAATCCCCCAAAGAGAAGGTGAGCAAGCAGTCGACTGTGCGCCGGAGGAAACGAGCCCATGGGCACCTCCGGGTGCCCCACCTGGAGGAGGTGCTGAGCCCTGTCACCACCCCCACGGATGAGGAGGTTGCACATCGAATCAAACACGTGGCAG GTTCCACCCAGACACGGCACATCCCTGAGGAGAGCCCGAGTGGCTTCCACCTGCAGAGTGTCTCCAAGCTGCTCCTTGTCATCAGTTTTGT TTTGGTGCTGCTGGTCATTCTCAATATGATGCTGTTCTACAAGCTGTGGATGTTGGAATATACGACACAGACTCTCACGGCGTGGCAGGGCTTGCGGCTACAGGAAAG GTTACCCCAGTCTCAGACAGAATGGGCCCAGTTACTAGAATCTCAGCAGAAGTACCATGACTCAGAGCTACAAAAATGGCGTGAGATCATCAAATCCTCAGTGATGCTCCTAGACCAG aTGAAAGATTCCCTAATAAATCTTCAGAATGGCATCGGGTCCCGGGACTTCGGGTCAGatccagaggagaaaaggaaacgTTTCCACTAA
- the GRAMD1B gene encoding protein Aster-B isoform X9, whose product MATSTASNSNRSTPACSPILRKRSRSPTPQDSQGDTMVEKGSDHSSDKSPSTPEQGVQRSCSSQSGRSGAKNSKKSQSWYNVLSPTYKQRNEDFRKLFKQLPDTERLIVDYSCALQRDILLQGRLYLSENWICFYSNIFRWETLLTVRLKDICSMTKEKTARLIPNAIQVCTDTEKHFFTSFGARDRTYMMMFRLWQNALLDKPLCPKELWHFVHQCYGNELGLTSDDEDYVPPDDDFNTMGYCEEIPVEENEVNDSSSKSSMEAKPEASPQLPKKSVTASTLTSTGSSEAPASFDGVLPEEEEAVAESPVEKDLGIANIMGEKIEIIGPVNSPSLDFNDNEDIPTELSDSSDTHDEGEVQAFYEDLNGRQYVNEVFNFSVDKLYDLLFTDSQFQRDFMEQRRFSDIIFHPWKKEENGNQTRVILYTITLTNPLAPKTATVTETQTMYKASQESECYVIDAEVLTHDVPYHDYFYTINRYTLTRVARNKSRLRVSTELRYRKQPWGLVKSFIEKNFWSGLEDYFRHLESELTKTESTYLAEVHRQSPKEKVSKQSTVRRRKRAHGHLRVPHLEEVLSPVTTPTDEEVAHRIKHVAGSTQTRHIPEESPSGFHLQSVSKLLLVISFVLVLLVILNMMLFYKLWMLEYTTQTLTAWQGLRLQERLPQSQTEWAQLLESQQKYHDSELQKWREIIKSSVMLLDQMKDSLINLQNGIGSRDFGSDPEEKRKRFH is encoded by the exons tACTGCCAGTAACTCCAACCGCAGcactcctgcctgctcccccaTCCTGCGCAAGCGCTCCCGCTCCCCGACACCGCAGGACTCCCAAGGAGACACCATGGTGGAAAAAGGCTCAGACCACTCATCAGACAAATCCCCTTCCACCCCAGAGCAGGGGGTACAACGGAGCTGTTCTTCCCAGTCAGGCCGCAGTGGGGCCAAGAACTCCAAG AAAAGCCAGAGTTGGTATAAT GTTTTGAGTCCAACATACAAACAAAGGAATGAAGACTTCAGGAAACTCTTCAAGCAGCTTCCTGACACGGAGCGCCTCATCGTAG ATTACTCGTGTGCGCTCCAGAGAGACATCCTCCTGCAGGGCCGCCTCTACCTCTCTGAGAACTGGATCTGCTTCTACAGCAACATCTTCCGTTGGGAGACACTG CTGACAGTCCGCTTGAAGGATATCTGCTCAATGaccaaggaaaaaacagcacGGCTCATCCCCAATGCCATCCAAGTTTGCACTGACACTGAAAAG CACTTTTTCACTTCCTTTGGGGCTCGGGACAGGACGTACATGATGATGTTCAGACTCTGGCAGAATGCTCTCCTTGACAAG CCACTCTGTCCAAAGGAGCTCTGGCACTTTGTCCACCAGTGTTATGGGAACGAGCTGGGTCTGACCAGTGATGATGAAGATTATGTGCCTCCTGATGATGACTTCAACACGATGGG CTACTGTGAAGAAATCCCTGTGGAAGAGAACGAAGTCAACGACAGCTCCTCAAAAAGCAGCATGGAGGCCAAGCCAGAAGCCAGCCCTCAGCTGCCAAAGAAATCTGTCACTGCCAGCACCCTGACATCCACGGGGAGCAGTGAAGCACCAGCCTCG TTTGATGGAGTGCTAccagaagaggaggaggcagtggcTGAGAGTCCTGTGGAAAAAGACCTTGGCATTGCAAATATCATGGGTGAGAAGATAGAGATCATTGGCCCTGTGAACTCCCCTTCCCTAGACTTCAATGACAACGAAGACATTCCCACTGAGCTCAGTGACTCCTCAGATACCCATGATGAAG GAGAAGTCCAAGCCTTTTATGAGGATCTGAACGGGCGTCAGTATGTGAATGAAGTGTTCAACTTCAGTGTGGACAAACTCTACGATTTGCTTTTCACGGACTCCCAGTTCCAGAGGGATTTCATGGAGCAGCGCCGGTTCTCTG ATATTATCTTTCATCcctggaagaaggaagaaaatggcaATCAGACCAGAGTGATCTTGTATACCATTACCCTCACCAACCCTCTAGCCCCCAAAACTGCCACTGTCACTGAGACACAG ACAATGTACAAAGCCAGCCAAGAAAGTGAGTGCTATGTCATAGATGCAGAGGTGCTAACTCACGACGTCCCCTACCATGATTATTTCTACACCATTAACCGCTACACGTTGACTCGTGTTGCCAGAAACAAAAGCCGACTCAG GGTTTCCACAGAGTTACGTTACAGGAAGCAGCCCTGGGGGCTGGTGAAATCTTTCATTGAGAAGAATTTCTGGAGTGGCCTGGAAGATTATTTCCGTCATTTGG AGAGTGAACTGACCAAAACTGAGAGCACGTACCTGGCTGAGGTGCACAGACAATCCCCCAAAGAGAAGGTGAGCAAGCAGTCGACTGTGCGCCGGAGGAAACGAGCCCATGGGCACCTCCGGGTGCCCCACCTGGAGGAGGTGCTGAGCCCTGTCACCACCCCCACGGATGAGGAGGTTGCACATCGAATCAAACACGTGGCAG GTTCCACCCAGACACGGCACATCCCTGAGGAGAGCCCGAGTGGCTTCCACCTGCAGAGTGTCTCCAAGCTGCTCCTTGTCATCAGTTTTGT TTTGGTGCTGCTGGTCATTCTCAATATGATGCTGTTCTACAAGCTGTGGATGTTGGAATATACGACACAGACTCTCACGGCGTGGCAGGGCTTGCGGCTACAGGAAAG GTTACCCCAGTCTCAGACAGAATGGGCCCAGTTACTAGAATCTCAGCAGAAGTACCATGACTCAGAGCTACAAAAATGGCGTGAGATCATCAAATCCTCAGTGATGCTCCTAGACCAG aTGAAAGATTCCCTAATAAATCTTCAGAATGGCATCGGGTCCCGGGACTTCGGGTCAGatccagaggagaaaaggaaacgTTTCCACTAA
- the GRAMD1B gene encoding protein Aster-B isoform X7 → MSGPASRASSQQSSQQSSHDDDSSRFLSPHLREDSTASNSNRSTPACSPILRKRSRSPTPQDSQGDTMVEKGSDHSSDKSPSTPEQGVQRSCSSQSGRSGAKNSKSHKRLSKYDRLNLLKKSQSWYNHERQYIRRVLSPTYKQRNEDFRKLFKQLPDTERLIVDYSCALQRDILLQGRLYLSENWICFYSNIFRWETLLTVRLKDICSMTKEKTARLIPNAIQVCTDTEKHFFTSFGARDRTYMMMFRLWQNALLDKPLCPKELWHFVHQCYGNELGLTSDDEDYVPPDDDFNTMGYCEEIPVEENEVNDSSSKSSMEAKPEASPQLPKKSVTASTLTSTGSSEAPASFDGVLPEEEEAVAESPVEKDLGIANIMGEKIEIIGPVNSPSLDFNDNEDIPTELSDSSDTHDEGEVQAFYEDLNGRQYVNEVFNFSVDKLYDLLFTDSQFQRDFMEQRRFSDIIFHPWKKEENGNQTRVILYTITLTNPLAPKTATVTETQTMYKASQESECYVIDAEVLTHDVPYHDYFYTINRYTLTRVARNKSRLRVSTELRYRKQPWGLVKSFIEKNFWSGLEDYFRHLESELTKTESTYLAEVHRQSPKEKVSKQSTVRRRKRAHGHLRVPHLEEVLSPVTTPTDEEVAHRIKHVAGSTQTRHIPEESPSGFHLQSVSKLLLVISFVLVLLVILNMMLFYKLWMLEYTTQTLTAWQGLRLQERLPQSQTEWAQLLESQQKYHDSELQKWREIIKSSVMLLDQMKDSLINLQNGIGSRDFGSDPEEKRKRFH, encoded by the exons tACTGCCAGTAACTCCAACCGCAGcactcctgcctgctcccccaTCCTGCGCAAGCGCTCCCGCTCCCCGACACCGCAGGACTCCCAAGGAGACACCATGGTGGAAAAAGGCTCAGACCACTCATCAGACAAATCCCCTTCCACCCCAGAGCAGGGGGTACAACGGAGCTGTTCTTCCCAGTCAGGCCGCAGTGGGGCCAAGAACTCCAAG TCACACAAGCGCCTCTCCAAA taTGACAGACTTAACCTGCTCAAA AAAAGCCAGAGTTGGTATAAT CATGAGAGACAGTACATCCGGAGA GTTTTGAGTCCAACATACAAACAAAGGAATGAAGACTTCAGGAAACTCTTCAAGCAGCTTCCTGACACGGAGCGCCTCATCGTAG ATTACTCGTGTGCGCTCCAGAGAGACATCCTCCTGCAGGGCCGCCTCTACCTCTCTGAGAACTGGATCTGCTTCTACAGCAACATCTTCCGTTGGGAGACACTG CTGACAGTCCGCTTGAAGGATATCTGCTCAATGaccaaggaaaaaacagcacGGCTCATCCCCAATGCCATCCAAGTTTGCACTGACACTGAAAAG CACTTTTTCACTTCCTTTGGGGCTCGGGACAGGACGTACATGATGATGTTCAGACTCTGGCAGAATGCTCTCCTTGACAAG CCACTCTGTCCAAAGGAGCTCTGGCACTTTGTCCACCAGTGTTATGGGAACGAGCTGGGTCTGACCAGTGATGATGAAGATTATGTGCCTCCTGATGATGACTTCAACACGATGGG CTACTGTGAAGAAATCCCTGTGGAAGAGAACGAAGTCAACGACAGCTCCTCAAAAAGCAGCATGGAGGCCAAGCCAGAAGCCAGCCCTCAGCTGCCAAAGAAATCTGTCACTGCCAGCACCCTGACATCCACGGGGAGCAGTGAAGCACCAGCCTCG TTTGATGGAGTGCTAccagaagaggaggaggcagtggcTGAGAGTCCTGTGGAAAAAGACCTTGGCATTGCAAATATCATGGGTGAGAAGATAGAGATCATTGGCCCTGTGAACTCCCCTTCCCTAGACTTCAATGACAACGAAGACATTCCCACTGAGCTCAGTGACTCCTCAGATACCCATGATGAAG GAGAAGTCCAAGCCTTTTATGAGGATCTGAACGGGCGTCAGTATGTGAATGAAGTGTTCAACTTCAGTGTGGACAAACTCTACGATTTGCTTTTCACGGACTCCCAGTTCCAGAGGGATTTCATGGAGCAGCGCCGGTTCTCTG ATATTATCTTTCATCcctggaagaaggaagaaaatggcaATCAGACCAGAGTGATCTTGTATACCATTACCCTCACCAACCCTCTAGCCCCCAAAACTGCCACTGTCACTGAGACACAG ACAATGTACAAAGCCAGCCAAGAAAGTGAGTGCTATGTCATAGATGCAGAGGTGCTAACTCACGACGTCCCCTACCATGATTATTTCTACACCATTAACCGCTACACGTTGACTCGTGTTGCCAGAAACAAAAGCCGACTCAG GGTTTCCACAGAGTTACGTTACAGGAAGCAGCCCTGGGGGCTGGTGAAATCTTTCATTGAGAAGAATTTCTGGAGTGGCCTGGAAGATTATTTCCGTCATTTGG AGAGTGAACTGACCAAAACTGAGAGCACGTACCTGGCTGAGGTGCACAGACAATCCCCCAAAGAGAAGGTGAGCAAGCAGTCGACTGTGCGCCGGAGGAAACGAGCCCATGGGCACCTCCGGGTGCCCCACCTGGAGGAGGTGCTGAGCCCTGTCACCACCCCCACGGATGAGGAGGTTGCACATCGAATCAAACACGTGGCAG GTTCCACCCAGACACGGCACATCCCTGAGGAGAGCCCGAGTGGCTTCCACCTGCAGAGTGTCTCCAAGCTGCTCCTTGTCATCAGTTTTGT TTTGGTGCTGCTGGTCATTCTCAATATGATGCTGTTCTACAAGCTGTGGATGTTGGAATATACGACACAGACTCTCACGGCGTGGCAGGGCTTGCGGCTACAGGAAAG GTTACCCCAGTCTCAGACAGAATGGGCCCAGTTACTAGAATCTCAGCAGAAGTACCATGACTCAGAGCTACAAAAATGGCGTGAGATCATCAAATCCTCAGTGATGCTCCTAGACCAG aTGAAAGATTCCCTAATAAATCTTCAGAATGGCATCGGGTCCCGGGACTTCGGGTCAGatccagaggagaaaaggaaacgTTTCCACTAA
- the GRAMD1B gene encoding protein Aster-B isoform X10 produces MVEKGSDHSSDKSPSTPEQGVQRSCSSQSGRSGAKNSKSHKRLSKYDRLNLLKKSQSWYNHERQYIRRVLSPTYKQRNEDFRKLFKQLPDTERLIVDYSCALQRDILLQGRLYLSENWICFYSNIFRWETLLTVRLKDICSMTKEKTARLIPNAIQVCTDTEKHFFTSFGARDRTYMMMFRLWQNALLDKPLCPKELWHFVHQCYGNELGLTSDDEDYVPPDDDFNTMGYCEEIPVEENEVNDSSSKSSMEAKPEASPQLPKKSVTASTLTSTGSSEAPASFDGVLPEEEEAVAESPVEKDLGIANIMGEKIEIIGPVNSPSLDFNDNEDIPTELSDSSDTHDEGEVQAFYEDLNGRQYVNEVFNFSVDKLYDLLFTDSQFQRDFMEQRRFSDIIFHPWKKEENGNQTRVILYTITLTNPLAPKTATVTETQTMYKASQESECYVIDAEVLTHDVPYHDYFYTINRYTLTRVARNKSRLRVSTELRYRKQPWGLVKSFIEKNFWSGLEDYFRHLESELTKTESTYLAEVHRQSPKEKVSKQSTVRRRKRAHGHLRVPHLEEVLSPVTTPTDEEVAHRIKHVAGSTQTRHIPEESPSGFHLQSVSKLLLVISFVLVLLVILNMMLFYKLWMLEYTTQTLTAWQGLRLQERLPQSQTEWAQLLESQQKYHDSELQKWREIIKSSVMLLDQMKDSLINLQNGIGSRDFGSDPEEKRKRFH; encoded by the exons ATGGTGGAAAAAGGCTCAGACCACTCATCAGACAAATCCCCTTCCACCCCAGAGCAGGGGGTACAACGGAGCTGTTCTTCCCAGTCAGGCCGCAGTGGGGCCAAGAACTCCAAG TCACACAAGCGCCTCTCCAAA taTGACAGACTTAACCTGCTCAAA AAAAGCCAGAGTTGGTATAAT CATGAGAGACAGTACATCCGGAGA GTTTTGAGTCCAACATACAAACAAAGGAATGAAGACTTCAGGAAACTCTTCAAGCAGCTTCCTGACACGGAGCGCCTCATCGTAG ATTACTCGTGTGCGCTCCAGAGAGACATCCTCCTGCAGGGCCGCCTCTACCTCTCTGAGAACTGGATCTGCTTCTACAGCAACATCTTCCGTTGGGAGACACTG CTGACAGTCCGCTTGAAGGATATCTGCTCAATGaccaaggaaaaaacagcacGGCTCATCCCCAATGCCATCCAAGTTTGCACTGACACTGAAAAG CACTTTTTCACTTCCTTTGGGGCTCGGGACAGGACGTACATGATGATGTTCAGACTCTGGCAGAATGCTCTCCTTGACAAG CCACTCTGTCCAAAGGAGCTCTGGCACTTTGTCCACCAGTGTTATGGGAACGAGCTGGGTCTGACCAGTGATGATGAAGATTATGTGCCTCCTGATGATGACTTCAACACGATGGG CTACTGTGAAGAAATCCCTGTGGAAGAGAACGAAGTCAACGACAGCTCCTCAAAAAGCAGCATGGAGGCCAAGCCAGAAGCCAGCCCTCAGCTGCCAAAGAAATCTGTCACTGCCAGCACCCTGACATCCACGGGGAGCAGTGAAGCACCAGCCTCG TTTGATGGAGTGCTAccagaagaggaggaggcagtggcTGAGAGTCCTGTGGAAAAAGACCTTGGCATTGCAAATATCATGGGTGAGAAGATAGAGATCATTGGCCCTGTGAACTCCCCTTCCCTAGACTTCAATGACAACGAAGACATTCCCACTGAGCTCAGTGACTCCTCAGATACCCATGATGAAG GAGAAGTCCAAGCCTTTTATGAGGATCTGAACGGGCGTCAGTATGTGAATGAAGTGTTCAACTTCAGTGTGGACAAACTCTACGATTTGCTTTTCACGGACTCCCAGTTCCAGAGGGATTTCATGGAGCAGCGCCGGTTCTCTG ATATTATCTTTCATCcctggaagaaggaagaaaatggcaATCAGACCAGAGTGATCTTGTATACCATTACCCTCACCAACCCTCTAGCCCCCAAAACTGCCACTGTCACTGAGACACAG ACAATGTACAAAGCCAGCCAAGAAAGTGAGTGCTATGTCATAGATGCAGAGGTGCTAACTCACGACGTCCCCTACCATGATTATTTCTACACCATTAACCGCTACACGTTGACTCGTGTTGCCAGAAACAAAAGCCGACTCAG GGTTTCCACAGAGTTACGTTACAGGAAGCAGCCCTGGGGGCTGGTGAAATCTTTCATTGAGAAGAATTTCTGGAGTGGCCTGGAAGATTATTTCCGTCATTTGG AGAGTGAACTGACCAAAACTGAGAGCACGTACCTGGCTGAGGTGCACAGACAATCCCCCAAAGAGAAGGTGAGCAAGCAGTCGACTGTGCGCCGGAGGAAACGAGCCCATGGGCACCTCCGGGTGCCCCACCTGGAGGAGGTGCTGAGCCCTGTCACCACCCCCACGGATGAGGAGGTTGCACATCGAATCAAACACGTGGCAG GTTCCACCCAGACACGGCACATCCCTGAGGAGAGCCCGAGTGGCTTCCACCTGCAGAGTGTCTCCAAGCTGCTCCTTGTCATCAGTTTTGT TTTGGTGCTGCTGGTCATTCTCAATATGATGCTGTTCTACAAGCTGTGGATGTTGGAATATACGACACAGACTCTCACGGCGTGGCAGGGCTTGCGGCTACAGGAAAG GTTACCCCAGTCTCAGACAGAATGGGCCCAGTTACTAGAATCTCAGCAGAAGTACCATGACTCAGAGCTACAAAAATGGCGTGAGATCATCAAATCCTCAGTGATGCTCCTAGACCAG aTGAAAGATTCCCTAATAAATCTTCAGAATGGCATCGGGTCCCGGGACTTCGGGTCAGatccagaggagaaaaggaaacgTTTCCACTAA